A stretch of the Nicotiana tabacum cultivar K326 chromosome 6, ASM71507v2, whole genome shotgun sequence genome encodes the following:
- the LOC142161739 gene encoding malate dehydrogenase [NADP], chloroplastic-like, with translation MAVAEFTPSSSSLTKKTSLYSYQLCYVSTQISHKRQLSFTPLQRTYYAKICCSVTSNEVQAPVVTNDLKKKPECFGVFCLTHDLKAEEETSCWKKFINVSVSGAAGMIANHLLFKLAAGEVFGPDQPIALKLLGSEKGMFVA, from the exons ATGGCAGTGGCAGAGTTTACTCCCTCTTCTTCATCTTTAACAAAAAAGACTAGTCTTTACTCTTACCAACTTTGCTATGTCTCAACCCAGATTTCTCATAAACGTCAATTAAGTTTTACGCCTCTCCAAAGAACCTATTATGCTAAAATATGCTGCTCTGTTACTTCTAA TGAAGTTCAAGCACCAGTGGTCACTAAcgacctaaagaagaaacctgAATGCTTTGGTGTTTTCTGTCTCACTCATGATCTGAAAGCT GAAGAAGAGACCAGTTGTTGGAAGAAGTTTATAAATGTCAGTGTTTCAGGTGCTGCCGGGATGATTGCTAATCATCTTCTTTTTAAA CTTGCAGCAGGTGAAGTTTTCGGGCCTGATCAACCAATCGCATTAAAATTATTGGGGTCTGAGAAG gGTATGTTTGTGGCTTAA